GGGTGGGGTAACTGAGCTGCGGAACAGTTATGCGCAGTTTCGTCGGGATTTTATACTGGACACTGTGCCGAGGCGAGCGCCTCTTCATATCACGGCGGACCAGCAGTACCGACTGTTTGTGAACGGCAAGTATGCGGGGCGCGGCCCGGCGCGAGGCTATCAGCGCTGTTGGCCTTACGATGTAATCGATATCGCGTCGCTGTTACGGATCGGTCACAACTGGCTGGCTGTTGAAGCCTACAACCCCGGGATCAGCACTTTCCAGTACCTGCATCAGGGCGTGGCGGGTTTTATCTGCGCGGCTCGTTGGGATGATCTGACGTTGGTCAGCGACGGCCAGTGGATTGGGCGCGTCGATCCGGCCCGGCGGTGGGACACGGTTCGTCTCAGCCAGCAACTGAATTACCAGGAGCACGTTGACCTGCACCGCGATGATCGACGGTGGATTACAGCGCGTTCGGCGCCGACGGATTGGACGCGGCCTGTCTCGGTGCGCCCGTTCGGTGCAATGCCATGGCACGACCTGGAGCCTCGCCGCATCCCGAATCTCGGCCACGAGCAGTTGCTCTACAACGCGGCGGTGGCAGAGAGTTGCGGCGTTTCGGGCGAAGCTTGGTCTGATTGGCGTGACATTCAAGCGGGCTGGCGTCTGGAACGACAAACAGCAAAGTGGGGCAAGGTCGCAAGCGCACGCTACGACCCACAAGATGGGGTGTTGCGCTTGCCGGGGAGCGGCGCGGGGAATTGGCATGCGGTGGTGCTCGATATGGGCCGGCCTGGGGTGGGAACGTTTGAGTTAGCCGTGGAAGCCGCTGCGGGAAGCGAGGTCGTTGATCTCTATGCGTGTGAATGGCTGGATGCTGATGGCGGGCCACATGTGCCGGGGCCAGGGACATGCTGCGAGGCAGCGATGGCTGGGCGCGTCAGGCTGAGGCGCGGAGCGAACGCGTTTGAAACATTTCAGTTGATCGGTCATCGCTTCCTGACCATGATCGTGCGCAATAGTGATAACGAACTGACATTGAGGATTCGGCTGCGTCACAGCGTGTACCCACTGCAGGAAGCCGGTGCGTTTGAAAGCAGCGATGCTGTCGTGAACGACATTTTTCGCATCTGCAAGGACACGCAGCGTGCGTGCATGCTGGATGCTTACGTCGATACGCCGTGGCGGGAACAAGCACAGTGGTGGGGGGATGCGCGAGTGCAAGCCTGGAATACGTTTCATCTCAGCGACGACGCGCGGCTTCTGGAACGGGGCATTCGGCAGATTGCCACGCAGCGTGTGCCGAACGGCCTGACGTACGGGCATGCGCCGACCATGGCGCACGGCTGTATCTTGCCGGACTTTTCGCTGATCTGGTGTCTGACGCTGTATGACCATTACTGGCAGACAGGACAGCCGAATTTATTTGCGGAACTTTGGCCGGAGGTGGAACGGGTACTGGCGTATTTCGACGATCCCGCTCACCAGGCGAATGGGTTGCTGAAGCACGACCCGCGCTACTGGTTGTTCTTGGACTGGTCGAACCTTCAAAAAGAGGGCGTGCCGACGCTGCTGAACCTGTGGTACATTTATACGTTGGCCCGGTTGGCGGAACTGGCGGAAGCCGTGGGAATGGGCGACGCACGGCAGGAACTGGACAATCGTCGTGAAGCCGTCACCGCGCTTGCCATGCATCACCTGTTCGACGAGCGAAGCGGGCTGTTCCGCGACGGTATTCTCCCGAACGGCGAACCGAGCGAGACCCATTCGATTCACAACCAGACGCTGGCGATCATGTCGGGGCTTGCAGCTGAATCGCATGCGACCATGTGGTCGCAGAGCCTGCTTCCCTATCTGCGAGGCGACGCGATCGAGGGAGCGTTGCCATCGAGTTATTGGGTGACATACATTTACCAGACAGCGAGGCAGGCGGGGGAGGACGCGGTGGTGCTGGATCATTTGATTCGTCACTGGCGGCCGATGATCCGGTTCGGTGGCTGCAGTGAATGGTTTGTGGTGGATGATACGACGCCGCAGCCGCCGACGACATACGACGGCACGTTCAGTCACGCGTGGGCGGCCCACCCGATCTATCACCTGATGGGTAGCTTGGGCGGGTTGGTGCAGACGCAGCCCGGCTGGCGTGCGGTGCGTTTTTCGCCCGCCTTCGTACAGGTCGATTGGTGTGCGATTCAGGTGCCGACGCCTCACGGGCTTATCCGCAGCGCTTGGCAATGCAACGATGACAGAATCACGGTTGAGTTAACGCTGCCGGACGGCGTTCGAGCTGACGTGGCGCTGCCGACGGTGGCCGAGGCGGGAGTGACAGGTACATGTCGCTGGAACGTGCCGGTGGGCGAACGGTGACGTCGCCAGCAGTGTGCTTGTACTTCACCGCGGTCACACAATAGACAGGTCCTTCATGGTGCGCAACGATGAACGGGTGGATTGCGAGTAGGGGCGCGGCCCCCTTATGCCGAAGGCCGCGCCTTATTTCTTGAGGAACAATTCGATCACGGGAACGCTCACATCGGGCTCGTGCTGGGGGAGGTTGAGCGTCAGGGTAGTTTGGTCGGCAGTGATCTGATTGCCATGCCATGCGTCGAGGCCGAGTTGAATCTCACTGGCGTCGTGGAGGAACTGAGCGTACTCGACCCGGCCGGCAAGGCCATCGAGGTGCAGGTGCTTGTAGGGCCAGGCGAGCAGGTGCTCGTACAATCGTTTTGTGCTGGGGTTGTACGTCAGTCGGCAGTCTTGAGCGGTGGGGATGGCCCCGCAACCTGCCCGAAGTGTGCCGGCAGCAAAACATGACCGAGCATACCGACGATCGGTGGCGCCATAGGGACGGCGGCGTGACCTTGTGTATATAACTCTCCATATCAAATACTTACGCTTAATCTAATCGACGATTTTGCGCTGAGTTTCACTGGCTCAACCCCCGCGACACTGGCCGCGAAAAAAAGCTTGCATGGCTGTAAGAATCAGGTATACTTCGGTAAACGGTAAACGGTAAATACCTCTTCGAGACCGAGCGCTCATGGCCGTAACAGTGACTGAAATTGCGAGAAAGGCTGGCGTCTCCAAAGGACTGGTCTCACGCGTGTTGCGGGACGATCAGTCATTGCGGATCACCGAATCCCGCCGCCAGCAGGTGCTTGCCGTCGCTAAAGGGTTGGGTGGTATCAAGCGAAATTCGTCCGGCCGCGTGATTGGCAAGCGACTGGCACGAAACATTGTGGTGCCCATCAACAAGACCAGCGTGATGCAGGAGTTGCTCGCCCACTGGGAAAACCAGGGCTTTAAAACCCTTAAATCCGTCCTGGGCGAACATGGCTTTCGCCTGAGCATTGACTTATATGAATCGGATTCTCCTGCGGCCCTGCAGGAGGAGTATCAGATTCTCAAGGGAACGTGCGATGGTCTGGTGTTGTTGGGCGGCATCGTCACGAAGCAGGTCGCGAACTTTGTCCTTGAGAACAAGATTCCTCACGTCAGCATTGATTCGGTCGGCCGGGTGCTTGGCGTCAACACGGTGCTCGAAGATGCGGTCGCCGGCTACTATCAGGCGGTGTCGCACTTGAGCGAACTGGGGCACACCCGCATCGGCTTCCTCGGGCGAACCGAGCAGGGTCATTACCCATCGTTTGCGGCGGCGATGGCGCATCACGGCCTGGATATCAACCCGGCCTGGCGCTGCCGAAGCCCGAGGACGTCCCAACCGATTCCCGACAAAGAAACCGGCTGGCGCGATGCCGCCCGCGAAGCGTTCGGTCAATGGCTCGACGACCACGGGCCTCAGGTTACCGCCATATGCTGCCACAACGACTACGGAGCGCTGGGCGCGTGCGATGCCATGGTCGAGCGAAATCTGGTGCCCGGCAAGGATCTCTCCATCGTAGGCTTCGGCGACTTCGAACGACCTGGTGCACCCCAAACGCAGGACTTTGAACTGACCACCATACATACGTCCCTGGCGGACCTCGGACGTTCCACCGCCGATTCGCTCATCAGTCAGATTCTCTACAAGAAAACTCAGGTCGTTCATCAGTTGATCCCCACTGAACTGATGATCCGCCATACCACGGGGGCGTGCCTGCGTCCTGATGCAAACGGTTAACTCTGGCCTGTTAGGCCGGCTCTGCTTGCTTGTTGTGTTTCATAAATCCTTATTACTCATTTCGTGCAGGAGAATTGTGATGAAAGTCAAGAATTTGATGTTGGGTTTGGGTGTTTCCAGTCTGCTTGTTTTGTCGGGCACTGCGGGAGCAGCCACGATGGTGGATGACTTCAGCAGTTACACCGACGGCAATCTCACCGGTCAAGGGGCGGCTGGCGGCGGATGGGCCGGCGCGTGGTACAAGTCCGGTTCGGCTGCGATCTCGACCACGGTCAACGCGACCGACGGCAACACCGGCGGCGGGCCGACCGGCGGAAGCACTGCCAACATCATTGAAAACACCCGTAACTTCGCCACCCCCCTGGCGGTCACCGACGGGGCCCCGACGATCTGGTTGTCCTTCGATATCCGTGTGAACTTCACCGGCGATTCACTGGGTAACTCGTCGAATACCGTCGAGCTGCTCGGAGCCGGCGCCTACGGTCGACTCAATGACCCCAGCGGCAACACCGAGTGGTCCGCCTACGTGCTGCCTTCCAGTCCGTTCTATGAATTCTCAGGCGTGGACATGCCCGACAACGTCTGGTCGACCGTGGTCGTCAAACTCACCCCGACCGGAAACGGTATCGCAGACTACAGCATGTGGGTCGATCCGAATCTGGCACTTACGGAAGACGACGTGCTCCAGGTTGCGCCCCTGCTGGACGGAACCATGAGCTTGGGCAACACGTCGATTGCCAGCCTGCAAATTCGCAGTGCGTTTTACGACAGCGGCAGTGCTGTGTCTTACGATAACCTTCGCGTCAGCACGGAATCCAGCCCGTTCATCCCCGAGCCGGCGAGCCTTATGTTGGTCGGCCTGGGTCTGCTGGGCGTGATGAGCCGTCGGTGTCGCGCGTAAACCCCTGCGAGAAGTCGGGTCAGGCCGATGCTTGTGATCGGCCCGACTTCTTTCATCATTAATTCGCCTCGTTCATTGCGCACTCACGTCTGACGTCCCTCGTTGTTCCATGAAGTGAGATTTGTAACTATGCAAACCAGTCATCCTCCTCATCGCGCGGGCTTTACCCTGATCGAACTGCTCGTGGTAATCAGCATCATTGCTCTACTGGTCGCCATTCTGTTGCCCGCACTCTCTGCAGCACGTGAATCTGCGCGGATGACCCAGTGTCGCACCAATCAGCGAAGTGTCGCGCAAGCCAACTTCATGTACGTCGGAGATTATCGAGGCTGGATGCCGCCGAATGAAACGGCCACGAACAATCCGGTTGCCGACGGTGTGCTCGACTGGCGTAACAAACTGGCGTACTACTTTGATGGCGTGGTGCGCGAGCCGGTCTCTCCGCCAGCCGAGGCGTTCAAGTGTCCGACCAAGGAATACTCGGACGCTTCAGCCGGCGTTGGCGCATACCCGGAATGGCCCGACGGTTATCGAGCTGGCACCGCAATCAATTTTTTCCTCTATCGGTTCAATAATCCCGCCCGATACGATGATGTGCTCTCGCCGTCCTCAACCTTCATGACGATGGATTCGCCGGATCATCTCATTCTGACCTTTTTCCCCACGGTACCGCCATTGGACACTTACGTCGGCTTTCACCATGGCGGCGCCGGCCAGACCCGAAGCTTTGGCGCATACACGATCAGATACGGTGGTTCCGCCATCGCCGGCTACCTCGACGGACACGCGGCGACGTTGCAAGCTGAAGACACCGGATCCACCTTCAGCGATCCATTCTGGTCCGATCCATTCGAGTAAATACACAGCGATAGCAGCTTGCAAAAAAGAAAATTTGATCGCCCATGCCTCATGGGTGGACGCTTTAACTACCACAGGATTGACATGATCAACATGATACAAAAGCAAGTGGCGGGCCTGGTCATGGTGATACTTTCGCTGAGTCTGCCGGTTTCGGCTCTCGCACAACACGCCGCAGCCGTGGCGTCCGTCCCCTTGGTCGAACGGGGGCCCACGATGGATGGCGGCACCGACGACGCGGTGTGGCGTACCATCTCGGAACAACATTCGCTGACAAACGCCGACGGTACACGGACGATCGACGCCGCCACGCGTTTTCGCGTCTGCACTGATGGTCAATGGCTCTACTTTCTTGTCGAAGCGGCACACCCCCGCCCCACAGAGCTTGACCGCACCAACCTCGGCCGCGATCGGATCACATGGGACGAAACGGTTGAAATTTTCATTGCTCCAGATCCGCAGGCACCGCGTTACTACCACTTCGCCCTCGCCCCTGGCGGGTCCAATTATGATGCGATCGAACAGGCCCCGGGCACTGACTGGGACTCGTCGTGGAAACATCATTCAACGATCACTGAAGATGGCTGGGTCGCTGCAATCGCGATTCCACTCAGGGAACTTGGGCTGGTGGAGGGCGTGAAGATCGGGGATCGTCTTGCGGTTAACGTTTGCCGCACCACCGAAGCCGCGAGCCGACACCAGAACTGGTCCCCCACTGGCGGAGTCTTCCATCAGAGGCAGGCCATGGGCGAATTCATCATCGGCTCCTATCAGGACGCGGCCATGGCAAATGCCCGTCAGTTGCGTGAGCAGATCAACACTGCCGCTGCCTCCGAGCGGATACAAAAAGACACCTCCGCCCAATCCGCATTGCGGGAACTGACCCGCACCTCCAATGAACTGCAAGCTGAAGCGGCACGCATACGCTCGGCCGAGCAATGGCGGGGGATGGAAAAACGCAGAAGCGATCTGCTGAATGAACTGCGAGCCGTGCTGTCGGGCAATAACCCCATGTTCATCTGGCAAGTCAATCCTTGGGATTTGCCGGCCATGGACGATTTGCCCGGCGCAGAAGTCGAACAAAACACCCATCTCACCGGCGAAGCCTTTCAGAAGGAACACCTGACACTGGCGTTCGGTGTGGCGAACCTGTCCAACGCGCCTGTACGGTTTCGCATCCTGCCCAGCGAATGGGCTCGGCTGGGGTCGACCGATCGCGCAGCAGCCGCGGATCATCTCACGGTTCGACGTGTGACCGAAGTGGCCATCAGCGGTGGCTCGATCCTCCGTGACGCGCTGCCTCAGCTTCGGATCGAAGATGAGGTGACGCTGCTGCCCGGAAGCCACGCGGTCATCTGGCTGACCGTGAACACCCGCGACATGACTGCGGGCGTGTGGCGGTCCAATCTGACCCTGGTGCCGTTGCTGGCTCCCGATATGCGGAAGGACGTTGCGCTACAAACGACAATCTACCCTGCAGCGTTGCCCGACGGGCCGCGTCCTTACTCAGCCAACTGGGCGTACTATGAAAATCCGCCCAGCAGCGTGAACCGCGAAGCGGCCTATCAAGACCAGCGTGAACACCATACCAACATCCACTACCTGCCCGGCTACGCCGCCTCCGGCCTCGGCAGCCTGTCATATGACGACCAGGGCAAGCCTCGCGATGATCCTGATTTTTCCATCCTTGATGAATGGATCGATCGATTCGGCGACCGCGGCCAGTTTTACATCTTCCGGATGGACTATCCACGGCTCCCTGCCGAAATGGGAGGCAAGGACAATCTGGACGACCCGCAGGCTCGCGAGAATTTTCGTTGGTGGGTCACCAAAGTGCGTGAACATTTTGAAAGCCGGGGTATGAGTGTGCGTGACTTTGCATGGTACGCTGCGGACGAGCCGGACCTCGAAGGAGCGCATCAGGTTCGCAAGTTTGGCACGCTCATGCAGTCGGCCGACCCGCAACAGCAGATCTATGTCACCGTGTATCAAGCCCAGCGCGTGGAATGGCTGGAGATCATGGCCCCTTACGTCAATGTCTGGACAATGAAGTTCAACATTTCCAAGGAGCAACGGGACTTCCTGCTCGCTCAGGATGCACGCTATTTCAGTTACAACGTCCTGCCCAACACCTCAAGCCCATACTTTTCCTACCGCCGCGAGGCGATGCTGGCGAAGGTGTACGACAGTGAAGGGATCGGATTCTGGAGTTACGAAGATACCGGCATTCCGCGTGACGGATCGACGAGCTGGATTCCCAAGAGCGCAACAAGTTATGCGGTGATCTACGAAGGGCAGGACGGCGTGGTGCCAAGTGTTCGCTGGGAAGCGTGGCGGCAGGGCATTCAGGACTTCCGTTATGTTGAATGGCTTGAAACACTGGTGGAGGCATCGTCCGACGCGACCCTTGCTTCGCAGGGACGTACACTTGCCGCGCAGACGCCGCAGCACATCCTCGACAGTCGCGACCGCACCACTGCCGACCGGAGCATGGCCGAGCTGCGCCGCATCATCACCCAACTACTTGTTGCCGACGGCAGCGTCGAACAGGAACAGGTCGATCGCCTCGTCCGCGCCTCCCCCCTCTGTCTTACTGGCAACGACACGCTGCAACTTTATGAAAACCTCGACAACGTCAGTCGCTATCGCTACAGCGTTGCCCCGTCAGACGACCCCGACCAGACGCGGCTGACCGATGGCAACATGCAGTATCCCAGCGGGTGGGTTCTTTTCAATGGAGCGCCTGAAACGTGGGCGGTAACGTTTGATCTTCAGCGGCCTTGGCAGTTGAGCCACTTGGATTTCTTGGCCGACGTAAACCCGTTTGTACCCAATGTTCGCCACTTTACGGTCTATCTCAGCGAGACGGGCCGCGAGGATGATTGGGTGAAAATCGATGAAGTCACGCTTCGGCATGAGCCTGGCACCGATGTTCTCCGTGCCGACGCCGGCCGCATGCGTAAAGACCATTTCATCGGCATGGAACTCGACGCCATGCGGGCACGCTACCTGCGGCTGGAAATGAAAACGCCGGGCTACGCGCGGCTGGGCGAAGTGCGAATTTATGGCTGGGCGGAAGAATAATCCGCTTCAGCCCGTGAGTAAATGCGTTGCGTTCCAGCTTTAACATGATGGCAACCCCGCACCATAAGAACCCGTACCACCCCATGATTCTGGCCAATGGGTCGGATGCGGTGCTGCTGAACTACACCGGCAGCATGGCGTCCGGATTGACCGGCCACGCGCATCTTGAACAGCATCAGGGAACCCTCTGCGGCTGGTACAAGCCCGCCCATGCCGGCTGCGTGACACCTCGCTATGTGCCACTACTTGTTGAGAGTGGCTACCAGATCATGCTCAACGGCGAAGTGTGTGATATCAGCGATTACGAACAGCAGTTTTTCCCCCAGCAGGCATTGCTGAAAACCCGGGCGACTGCACGCGGCGCCGTGGTGGAAATCGTCGCGTTTCTTACGCATGAGCATACGCTGGTCGAGCGTTACAAGATCATCAGCCTGCCGTCGGGCACGCGTGCTCAGTTGGCATTTTATGTTCGCAGCACTGCCGGGCACATGGGCGGATTGGTCGGCGTCCACCACACGCAACTCGAATATCATTCATCCACCCCAGACCAACTGGCTTTTGACTATCACGTCGATACGGTTCGCGGCGCAGGCGTGATGCAGGTCGATCGGCCGGCCGATGAGAACTACGACGCCTTTCCCGGCCTGCAATACAATCAGGTGAAAGTCGGTTTTACAGCCACCAAATACCTCACCCTTTTCGATACCAGCGACACCCGCAGTTACCGCAAGCAACTCAACGCTCAACGGGAATGTTGCCGGACGCTGCCCTATGCTCGCATCAAAAGGGCGCATCAAACCAACTGGCGAACCTACGCCGCCAAGAATTCATTGACTGTCCCCGATGCAACCGCGCAGTACCTCTATGACTACAGTATGTACTACCTTCGGGCGAATCAGTACGCCGCCACCGGTGCAATCTCCTGTGGTCCGCTTCCTCACCTATGGGCAGGTGGGGTGCATTGTCCATATGATGCGGCATTCGCTCAGCAAGCATTATTGCGTAATAACCGTCTTGAAGAAGGTCGGGCCCATGTCGCCTTTCATCGGCAGGGGCATGCGGCCGCAAGAAAGCTTGCACGATCCGCAGGAATCTCCGGTGCGATTTACTCCGGCTGGTCCGATTGTCGCGGCCAACATCTCGGTGTAGGGCATGGCCGCAACTGGCAGGACTATCTTTTGAAATACAAGCCGCTCATGCCGGCTTACCTCGTACTGGATGCCTATTGGCAGTGGGTGTTTGATCCGCAGGATGCCGATCATCGCCGCAACCTGCCGTACATGCGGGACATTCTTGCACTGGCAATCGAACGGTTCATCATTGAGCATGACGATCACGCCACCATGCGACCGTGCGCTCCCGGTAACGAATCAGAAATCGTTGTTGAAAACGACACGCTCAACGGCTTGGCCTACGCCCGTGCACTCGAAGGCTACGCGCAAATGTGTCAGGCGCTCGGCGACACATCCGCAGAACAACATGGTCGCCTCGCAGGCAAGCTTTTCAAGGGCATCGCGAAAAATACGGAGCAAGGCGTACTTCTGCCTTACCCGGACGCTCCCTACCTCACCGGATTGCAACTGGACTTCTACCTGCTGGGCCTGCCGGCCAAGGGAAGCCGCAAGAGTGTGCAGGCGGGACTCCGCGCGATGCGAACGTCGTGGGGGCTGGATTCGGATCAACCGTCGGAAGCCTACCGCGACTGGCCCTGGTTGAACTGCCGGGCGGGAATTGCGCTGGCTCATCTCAAGCAACCACGCCAGGCGTTCGAGTGGCTTCTACATGCCGGTAGCAAAGCTTCAAGTCTCGGCGCACTGCCAGAGAAGATCCGAATGGACGGCTACGCCATCGGCTACGGCTACGTCTCGCCACATGCGCTTTACGCTTGGATGATGTCCCACGCTTTCGCACACGACGGCCCTGACGATGAATTGGCGATCCTCTGGGGATTCGATGGCCGCTGGCGCGATATGAGCGTTGAAAACGTTCGCCTCGCGGCGGGGCTACTAATCAGTCTCAGTGTCGTCGCGGGTAAGGTCACTCGGGTCGAGATTGTGAACCGGTCCGCCCAACCCCTGCAACGCACTCTCAACCTGAACCCCGCCTACACAGGGATCAAGAACCGCGCGGTCACCATCCCGTCCCGCGACTCGATAATCGTTGAAAGTTGAAGCCTTATGTGGACACGGCGCATGAGCCTGTCAGAATACCGCACGTTTCTTCGTGACATGATGACGCTGCAATTGCGTTACGCCTGTTGCGTGATGCAACGCGAAAACATCTCACTGACCGAAGCTCTCTGCGATCATACAGAGCTTTACTCCTACTGCGACTTCTACAACCCATCTCTAGCGCCGATGGCTGATGAATGCTTTGTGCGCCTCGCCCATGAGTTGGATCAGCTTCGGCAGGAATCAGATGAAGCGACGTTCGCCGCGCATGCCTGGCGACAGATGGTCCCGCATCTTGAGCCACGTATCGAAAAGGATCTGGCAGCAGCTCAGACAGTGATCGCACAATCGTTTCATGGCTTTACCTATGAGTTGGTTCCGGAATACTTCGGGGCAGATAAACCACTGTATCTGACTCTGCACTTTCGCAATGACTTTGGTCCCGACTCGCCGTTTAATCATCGGCCGACGTTGATACGTGGGCTGATGAATCTACTGCAGGAGGTGCAGGCGAATCATCCCACGATTGATCAGGTGCAATGTGCGACGTGGATGAATCACTTGCATGCTTTCACCAGCCTCTTCCCCGCCGAGTGGACCGCACGCTCCAATGACTGCCCTTATGAACCCAATGCGGGCTGGTGGGGCCAGTTCATTGACCGCAGGGGACAGGTTCACCCACGCCGAGCGGCCATACTATTAAGTCGAGGAACGTTTCCATACACCAATCGGCATTGCCGATGTTCGCTGAACGCCTGGCGGGAGCACCTGGCGAACCTAGCGGTTTCATCGCCTGTCTCGAAGGTAAATGATGTTGAATAAACGGTGCATTGGATTGGTCGCGGTGATCACCTCCCCGCGTGCCGACGCAATGCCGGTGGCACAGCCTCGGCCTCAGACGGGCTGCCTGCCCGGCAGAGCCACCGTTCGCGACCATGGAATACAGGATGGCGATCATGACGCGTCGCTTCAACAAGGGCTGCAAACGTTGACATGGGACCTCGATGTACTGGAGGCGAACACGCCATGAGCGCCCCGATCTCACCAAACGACAAACGGACGCCGGGAACTCGGGTGCTGGTCTGCGGTGCATCGTCCGGCATCGGCAAGGCGACGGCGCACCGGTTTGCTGGGGAAGGTTGGCGCGTGTGCCTCCTCGCACGTAGACAGGCGCAACTCGAGCAACTGCGGGCGCAACTTCCGGGTGATGGGCACCTGGTGATCGCGGGGGACTACAGCGCACCGGCCACGGCAGCAGAGATCACACGCACCATCCGGCACGCGTGGGACGGGCTCGACGCGGTGGTCAACAGTGCCGGCGTCGTCGGACCGGCGCAGGCGGTGGACAGTGACATCGCTCAGTGGAGAAAGCCGTTCGACATCATGGTGAACGGCGCCACTTACCTGACGCGAGCCGTGGTGCCGTTGATGGCGGAAGGCGGACGGCTGGTGCATGTCACCTCGATCCACAGTCAACGGGCCGAGCGGCTGGCCAGCGCCTACGGCATGGCCAAGGCGGCGATTGAGCAGTATTGCCGCTCGCTGGCGCTCGAGCTGGCCGATAAGAGGATTCTCGTCAATGCGATTGCTCCCGGGTTTGTGCGTACCCCAATGAGCACGGTGGACGGAGTGAATGAACTGGAGACGGAATGGTTTCACGCTAACTACGTTCAAGGCGATCATCTGCCCCTGCGTCGTGCGGCCGAGCCGAAGGAGATCGCGGGGGTGGCTTACTTTTTGTGCGGGCCAGACG
The Phycisphaerales bacterium AB-hyl4 genome window above contains:
- a CDS encoding SDR family NAD(P)-dependent oxidoreductase, which codes for MSAPISPNDKRTPGTRVLVCGASSGIGKATAHRFAGEGWRVCLLARRQAQLEQLRAQLPGDGHLVIAGDYSAPATAAEITRTIRHAWDGLDAVVNSAGVVGPAQAVDSDIAQWRKPFDIMVNGATYLTRAVVPLMAEGGRLVHVTSIHSQRAERLASAYGMAKAAIEQYCRSLALELADKRILVNAIAPGFVRTPMSTVDGVNELETEWFHANYVQGDHLPLRRAAEPKEIAGVAYFLCGPDATYITGQVLVVDGGLTITF